One segment of Mus caroli chromosome 6, CAROLI_EIJ_v1.1, whole genome shotgun sequence DNA contains the following:
- the LOC110297085 gene encoding taste receptor type 2 member 13 has translation MGSNVYGILTMVMIAEFIFGNMSNGFIVLINCIDWVRKRTLSSIGWILLFLAISRMALIWEMLLTWIIHMKYSFSFVAGTELRGFVFTWVFSNHFSLWLATILSIFYLLKIASFSRPVFLYLKWREKKVLLMILLGNLIFLIFNILQINKHVEDWMYQYERNITWSSRVNEFAGFSNLVLLEMIVFSVTPFTLALVSFILLIFSLWKHLQKMHLNSRGERDPSTKAHVNALRIMVSFLLLYATYFISFFLSLIPMAHKTGLGLMFSITVGLFYPSSHSFILILGHSNLRQASLWVMTYLKYRQKH, from the coding sequence ATGGGAAGCAATGTGTATGGCATCTTAACTATGGTTATGATTGCAGAGTTTATATTTGGAAATATGAGCAATGGATTCATAGTGCTGATAAACTGCATTGACTGGGTCAGGAAAAGAACTCTTTCTTCAATTGGTTGGATCCTGCTTTTCTTGGCCATTTCAAGAATGGCTTTGATATGGGAAATGTTACTAACATGGATAATACATATGAAGTATTCATTTTCGTTTGTGGCTGGAACAGAATTAAGAGGTTTCGTGTTTACCTGGGTATTTTCCAATCACTTCAGTCTCTGGCTTGCCACTATTCTCAGCATCTTTTATTTGCTCAAAATAGCCAGTTTCTCCAGACCTGTTTTTCTCTATTtgaagtggagagagaagaaagtgctTCTGATGATCCTTCTGGGAAATCTGATCTTCTTGATTTTCAACAtattacaaataaacaaacatgtagAAGACTGGATGTATCAATATGAGAGAAATATAACTTGGAGTTCTAGAGTGAATGAATTTGCAGGGTTTTCAAATCTGGTCTTATTGGAGATGATTGTGTTCTCTGTAACACCATTCACACTGGCCCTGGTCTCCTTCATCCTGTTAATCTTCTCCTTGTGGAAACATCTACAGAAAATGCATCTCAATTCTCGAGGGGAACGAGATCCCAGCACTAAAGCCCATGTGAATGCCTTGAGAATTATGGTCTCCTTCCTCTTACTCTATGCCACTTACTTCATATCTTTTTTTCTATCATTGATTCCCATGGCCCATAAAACAGGACTAGGCCTTATGTTTAGCATAACTGTTGGGCTTTTCTACCCTTCAAGCCACTCATTTATCTTAATTTTGGGACATTCTAATTTAAGGCAAGCCAGTCTTTGGGTGATGACATATCTTAAATATAGGCAAAAGCATTAG